A window of Sphingobacterium kitahiroshimense genomic DNA:
TCTATTCCAGCCAAAGAAAAGTATCTTGAATTTTTAAAAACATCTTCTGAAAAAATAGTGCAACGGACACCCCTTATCCATATTGCATCGTATCTAGGTATAACTCCTGAATCATTAAGTAGAATCAGAAGCGAGATTTCTTAACATTTATCAAGGAGAAACAATAAGCGATTAGACATTTTTGTATAAAAAAAAACAAGAATGAAAGAGATCACTAAAAATGTATTCCAAATTCCGGTACTACCAAGAAACAGTATCAACTGCTATATCATTGACGATGTCCTGATTGATGCAGGAATAAGAAGTTCAAGCAAAACCATACTACAGGCACTTAAATATAAAAAAATAACCACCCATGCCTTAACTCATGCCCATGCTGACCATCAGGGAAGTTCTGCTGTGCTATGCAACACGTTAAAGATTCCACTCTGGACTTCTGAATTTGAAAAAAATAATGCGGAATCAGGAAATGTCACGAATGAATATCCGAATAAAAGGCACTTTATTGCTCGGTTTCAGCAATATTATTGGGCAGGAGAAGGTCATAATGTATCCCGTATTTTAAAGGAGGGCGACACGATTGGTAGTTTTATTGTTATCGAAACTCCGGGACATTCACCGGGGCATATTTCATTTTTTAGAGAGGAAGATCGGGTTTTAATCCTTGGTGATGTGCTTGTGAATATGAATTTAATAACGACTGTTACCGGATTAAGCCAACCACCCGATCTATTTACTAAGGATAAGAAATTGAACCTAGCATCTATTCGAAAAATCTATAGCCTAAAGCCCAAGATCATTTGTTTTGGACACGGCCCTGTTTTATATGATAAGGGAGAATTAGAACAGTTTATGACGAATCATTATTCTTAACAGAAAGTGCCTAATAAACTTATTATCAATAAGCATTGAAAGCATATAGCGAATGGAATTATTGATCCTAAATTAGTCATCATTCAGACTGAAACGACTTCAGAATCGATGGTTTTACTTGCTGCAAGCTATAATAAAAATGCTGATAAATTTCCAAATTCTCCTAAAAAGGATGTTATACTACTGGACGTATCTGCAAAAACGGCTTCCGTAAAGTTGGTTGCAGACGAATGGATCGACTATATGCATATTGTTAAACTTAATGGATCCTGGAAAATTGTTAATGTGCTTTGGCAATTTAACAACGCAGAACAGCATTAAATATCCATTTGAAATGAATGGTTGTTAAAAAGGTCGGACAGTAAAAGCAGCCTATCGGCGAGATCTCGAATCCCACTACTTTTCATCTGTTCTAAAAAGGCTCTAGAAGGTGCTCTAGAGCCTTTAATAATCGGAATGGGGTACCGAATTAAAGTTTTTATATTGTGTTACGCTAAATTATACATTTTTTTACGGATTAAAAGATACAACACAAATAAATGTCTCTTATACATGGAAAAATAGTTATAAAGAACCATTGAGAAATGAGTTACCTCTTCTAATGCCTTAGGATAAAATGATGAGAAGCTTAAGACGGCTTCAAATTAAAAAAAGTAAATTAACCCCAATGATAAAAGTGCTATCAACTCTCGCTCAGATCACTGGCTAAAAACCACTTACAACGCATGCACACAAATCTATTGTTATTAAACACAAAATTTATACTGTTTTTAAACAAGAATAGAAAATACTCAAAACTACAATTGCACTGTGTATGGTTTTGAACCGAGTTCTTACTTGTAACGTACACGTTATCCTCGGTCTATCGTTAAATTGCTTCGATCTCGCTCTTGCCTATTTCGTTGATTAAACTATAACTACGCGATCTCTAGGCTCTTGAAGCATTTAAACCTTATGCGTATAACTACCCGGTCATATTGCGCTACGCTAACGTATTTTGGTCTAGCTACAGCGAATATCAGATACTTTATAACGAATATAGCTTAGCCTTAGTCTTCCCCTTCCCCTCTATCTATATTTGATAGTATAAACTACAATTAATAACTCTTTAAAAACAAGAACATGAAAAAGATTTTAATGACACTTTGCGCTGTCGGATTAATGTCCTCAGCTGCATTTGCGGGATCGGGCAAGGCACCGATAAAAGCGAAAGATGCTGGAATATTCTGTGAATTCAGATTGAAATTCTATGATTCTAACGGGAATTATTTGGATACAGAAACAACTTTATCCTATCAGAGTACCGGGTCTTGTGGCGGTTTTTTTAAAACCATGAGATCGTACTATGCCTCACAAGGATACGAACTGAATTAACAAAAACAACTGATTATACACTAAAAATTACACATGATGAAAAAGCTATTATTTGCACTGATTGCCACATTTGGACTTTATGCTTCGAGCATGGCAACTGAAATGAATACTAAACATGTTTCTAAAGAAACTGCAGTAAAGAACGAAAAGGCATGGAGATGCACAATGTCTGTAACCATTTATGTGAACGGTGATGCTGTAGGTTACGATCATTACATCACAACGACCAATGGCTCGTGCCACACGTTCTTTAAAGCCATTAAAAAAATGTACACTGATCAAGGTTTTTCGATGAACTAGGATATCCTAAATTGAAAAGCTTTTCTAATCTGAGCCATAGTGTTATTTTTTCTATGGCTCAGATCATATTTATAGTGCTCTTCATATGCGCTATAACCGAATCTACAATTAAAATATAATACCCATGATACGTAATGTAATTTTACTGCTTTTAGCGGTAAGCGGAAGTCTAACTTCGAAAGCCCAACAGCTGATGGCGAGTTACGAATATATTCCCTCGCCCGTCGCAACCTTTAAAGAGGATGTCTATTATGACGGTACTGTAAAGATTGCGGTCCGCGACTCGATTTCGCTAAAAAAAGAAACAACCACAGGCCAGTCTGAAGATGAAATGGAGTCGAGTGAGCTTTCTGTTGTGCTGGATGTAGGCAAAATATTCCGTAAAATTGTTATCCAAGATCCTAAACAAAAGGGACTGATAGAAACCCGATCACTGGACAGTAAAAACTACCTGGTAGAAGATCACACCTTTAAAGCGATCAACTGGAATACCGATTACCCGGAAGAGGAGAAATTCGGAGATAAAATGTGTAAAAAAGCGACCGCAGACTATCGGGGTACAAAAGTAGTAGCCTATTATGACCCGTCTATCCCTGTACCGGCCGGACCGTACAAATTTGGAGGGCTTCCTGGTCTTATTGTGATGCTATATACCGAAAGTGCTCATCCGCACTATTGGTTACTGAAAAAGGTCTCCTACCCTTTCGAAGGTCAGATTCCTGTAGACCGCAACTATGTACAAACCTTGCCTACGATGTCACTGAAAAAATATGTAGAGCAGGATGAACGTAAGATTGCAGAGCAGATGCGCATTATGCGTTCCAAACTACCTGAAGGGGTTGAATTCAGTACCGAAAATAAAACGAAGACTCGAGGCACAGTAGAGCAGGTGTATGAATGGGAGCATGGTTCGAATTAGCTTTTTGCTGTTATTTTTAATACAGTTTTCACAAAGTTACTGCCAAACCTTGATACGGGGTAAGGTAACTGCACCATCGTCTACCCCAGCTGGTATTCGCGTCAATCTCGTTACTGAGAATGGTTCTGGAGGCTCGCATTACTCCTTTACAGATGCTAAAGGCCTATTCCTCTTTTCAGGGGTAAGTCATGGAAATTATACGCTTATTTTTCAGTCGCTGGCCTACAAGTCCCTCAACAGATCCATTCATCTCAGTTCAGATACGCTGGAACTTTCAATCGAGCTGGAAGAAAGCAGGATACAGCTGCAGGAGGTATATGTAGCACCAAAAAAATTTATTAGGGCCGGGCGCGATACTATTGAACTTGATGCCAAAAACTATCTGCAGGGCGAAGAACGTACCGTTGAAGACCTGTTGCGCAAGATCCCGGGTATGCAGATCAGTGAAAACGGCACGATCAAAGTGGGTAACAAAGAGATCGAAAAGGTTATGGTGGAAGGAGATGATTTATTTGGAAAAGGCTACAAACTGCTCACGCAGAACCTCACCGTACATCCGATAGAAAAGGTACAGGTACTGCAGCGATACTCAAACAATAAGCACCTGAAAGGAGTTGAACATTCTGAAAAGATAGCACTCAACCTGACCCTCAAAAGTGAAAGTAAATCGCAATGGGTAGGCAGTATCGATGCGTCAGCAAGTGTAATCCCTATTGAGTTTTACAATGCACAGGCTAATCTGATGAATTTTGGTAAAAAAACAAAATATTATCTATTGGGATCGGCCAACAATAATGGTCTGGAGACGCTACGTGGTATAGACCATCTCATCTTGAGCCAGGATCCGAACGAACCTGGTCAGGTGGGTCTCCAGGTCTCAACTCCTTCCCTATTGGAGAACAAACCGAGCTTAAATGAGTTTGACCCGCAACGGTCAAACTTCAACAACGACAAGCTTCTCTCCTTCAATGGCATCTTTTCGCCAAGAAAAGATCTGAAGATAAAATGGCTGGGCTTTGCCAACAGCAAGAAAAATAGTTTTGTGAGGCAGAGCTTATCCGAATATGCGATTGAAGATGTAAAATTCACAAACCAAGAAGATCTGCATTACACCAATTCGGATATTAATTATTTCAGCAAAATGGAACTTCAATATGATCCTGGTAAAAATTCGACCATTACATATATAGGTACATTGGGCAATATCAAAGCTAATGATATCGGCGAACTGACATTCAATGGTATCGGATCATTGGAAACGATCAAAAAACGCAGTCTACTTTCAAACCATTTACTGAGCTACACGCAGAAATTAGCGGAACGTGCCGTACTGGTATCTTCATTCCGCTGGATCAGGCAGCATTCCCCCATCAACTATGCGGTAGACCAGTACCTTTATGGCGATCTGTTCGAAGCTGAAGGTATAAAGGCTGATAGTATAAAAAACGTATGGCAGGATACCGAAAATAATGTGGAATATTATGGAATGATCTCAGAGTTAGTAAAGCGCGATGCTAAAGGCAACCCGTTCAGTGCTTCGATAGCGCATGAAATTACGCTTCGTGGCTTCAATTCGGCATTCTATCTGATGAATGGTTCTGGAGAAACTTATCGTCCAAAAGATTTTTTTAATCGGTTGAATTTTGAAGAACGCAATACAGCATTATCTGCACAATATACCTGGAAATCCCCAAGGCTGGAGTTGACACCGAGCATCACAGCACGCCTGCTTCACTCTACCTTACAGGACAAACTTGCTCCACAGGCCCAGTCCAGCATAAATAAATTATGGTCTCCAAAAGCGACTATTCTATGGAGAACACATAGCAAAGGGGAACTGCGAAGTGAAGTTTCCTACCAAATGAATATGTCGCAAAATGCTCTTGATGTACTACCCAACTTTGTTTATAAAGGAAACCGGACTTTTTCAAGTGGTTTAAAAGAAAATCCCGTACTAGATGCATTTCATATTAATGCAGTCTATACTTTAGGTAAAATGACGGATAAACTGTATACAATCTTATCGGGTGGATATAGTCAGCAGTTCGATTACATCGGACAACAGCAAGAACTGAATCCTGACTACAACCGCAACAATCTTGTTCTTTTTAAAAACAGAACGCTGACTTATTTTAATGCGCAGCTGAACTATTTCGTCGCTGGAATAAAAGGTAATATACGACTTACCGGGGATGGTCAGCTGGCAAATTACCAGACGCAGATCAAAGGACTTCCGCCCTTACCGATACAAACCGCAGTTTACCAGCTAAGTCTGGACTACCGAAGTGTCTGGGAAGGGCCTATTAATATTTTTACTGGACTGCAGTTCCATAATTCGATACTTCGAAATGGATCAACAAGAAGTGTTGTCCAGTCTAAGTTTGAAGCGAATATCAATGCCCGCTTGAGTAAAAAAATACGTACATCACTGAAAAACGAACTGTACCGATTCGAAAAAGGGCAGTACAACCCAAGTCAGTATTATCTGTTCTCAGACTTTTCTCTACAGTATTTTATCCTAAAAAAAATGCAATTGGAACTTACAGCAAAAAACATCTTCA
This region includes:
- a CDS encoding MBL fold metallo-hydrolase, whose product is MKEITKNVFQIPVLPRNSINCYIIDDVLIDAGIRSSSKTILQALKYKKITTHALTHAHADHQGSSAVLCNTLKIPLWTSEFEKNNAESGNVTNEYPNKRHFIARFQQYYWAGEGHNVSRILKEGDTIGSFIVIETPGHSPGHISFFREEDRVLILGDVLVNMNLITTVTGLSQPPDLFTKDKKLNLASIRKIYSLKPKIICFGHGPVLYDKGELEQFMTNHYS
- a CDS encoding nuclear transport factor 2 family protein, translated to MVLLAASYNKNADKFPNSPKKDVILLDVSAKTASVKLVADEWIDYMHIVKLNGSWKIVNVLWQFNNAEQH
- a CDS encoding GLPGLI family protein, producing the protein MIRNVILLLLAVSGSLTSKAQQLMASYEYIPSPVATFKEDVYYDGTVKIAVRDSISLKKETTTGQSEDEMESSELSVVLDVGKIFRKIVIQDPKQKGLIETRSLDSKNYLVEDHTFKAINWNTDYPEEEKFGDKMCKKATADYRGTKVVAYYDPSIPVPAGPYKFGGLPGLIVMLYTESAHPHYWLLKKVSYPFEGQIPVDRNYVQTLPTMSLKKYVEQDERKIAEQMRIMRSKLPEGVEFSTENKTKTRGTVEQVYEWEHGSN
- a CDS encoding carboxypeptidase-like regulatory domain-containing protein is translated as MIRGKVTAPSSTPAGIRVNLVTENGSGGSHYSFTDAKGLFLFSGVSHGNYTLIFQSLAYKSLNRSIHLSSDTLELSIELEESRIQLQEVYVAPKKFIRAGRDTIELDAKNYLQGEERTVEDLLRKIPGMQISENGTIKVGNKEIEKVMVEGDDLFGKGYKLLTQNLTVHPIEKVQVLQRYSNNKHLKGVEHSEKIALNLTLKSESKSQWVGSIDASASVIPIEFYNAQANLMNFGKKTKYYLLGSANNNGLETLRGIDHLILSQDPNEPGQVGLQVSTPSLLENKPSLNEFDPQRSNFNNDKLLSFNGIFSPRKDLKIKWLGFANSKKNSFVRQSLSEYAIEDVKFTNQEDLHYTNSDINYFSKMELQYDPGKNSTITYIGTLGNIKANDIGELTFNGIGSLETIKKRSLLSNHLLSYTQKLAERAVLVSSFRWIRQHSPINYAVDQYLYGDLFEAEGIKADSIKNVWQDTENNVEYYGMISELVKRDAKGNPFSASIAHEITLRGFNSAFYLMNGSGETYRPKDFFNRLNFEERNTALSAQYTWKSPRLELTPSITARLLHSTLQDKLAPQAQSSINKLWSPKATILWRTHSKGELRSEVSYQMNMSQNALDVLPNFVYKGNRTFSSGLKENPVLDAFHINAVYTLGKMTDKLYTILSGGYSQQFDYIGQQQELNPDYNRNNLVLFKNRTLTYFNAQLNYFVAGIKGNIRLTGDGQLANYQTQIKGLPPLPIQTAVYQLSLDYRSVWEGPINIFTGLQFHNSILRNGSTRSVVQSKFEANINARLSKKIRTSLKNELYRFEKGQYNPSQYYLFSDFSLQYFILKKMQLELTAKNIFNIDTFTQSVLSDSHQSTQSYALRPRQVMLGINLSF